A region of Syngnathoides biaculeatus isolate LvHL_M chromosome 20, ASM1980259v1, whole genome shotgun sequence DNA encodes the following proteins:
- the LOC133493690 gene encoding homeodomain-interacting protein kinase 1-like isoform X1, whose translation MEWIQVQTPCTKEIEFYNQLDSTDDMSILFHHAAWSDETSSAGSIFGDELGLEVGPLICSPSAEYMVESVLGYGSFGKVVHCKKLPGNESVALKIIMQKDFISDAHKEVETLEVLKNFNLEKFNIVKWYSSFVHEGHYCHEFEKLDMSLYQYQATEKNSLELKEIRPILQQVAVSLQLLKSLGIVHTDLKPDNIMLVDHVHQPLRVKVIDFGTANLISERCMGSELQTLWFRSPEILLGAPFSEAIDIWSLGCIAAELFMGKALFPSSDEFDMMRHILRVIGKPPNHLLNTGVHTKQYFRHYTARCGKRTPSLWMFKSRLYSSSCIPCTVNSLDDLLEGCSELSGEDASADDLDRRTFIDLLGKMLQLDPSERIRPNQILQHPFITMSHLTRDFNECQYVKSCSDLLSRHLTEVSPNQGDVQQSGAV comes from the exons ATGGAATGGATACAAGTACAAACACCATGCACAAAAGAAATTGAGTTTTACAATCAGCTCGACTCCACAGATGACATGTCAATATTATTCCACCATGCGGCGTGGAGTGACGAAACAAGTTCAGCTGGAAGTATTTTTGGTGATGAATTGGGTCTGGAGGTAGGACCTCTAATATGCTCCCCCTCTGCAGAATACATGGTGGAGAGTGTTTTGGGGTACGGGTCGTTTGGAAAGGTCGTCCACTGCAAGAAGCTGCCCGGGAACGAGTCAGTAGCGCTTAAAATCATCATGCAGAAAGACTTCATCAGCGACGCACACAAAGAGGTGGAGACCCTGGAGGTGCTCAAAAACTTTAACTTGGAGAAATTCAACATCGTCAAATGGTACAGCTCCTTCGTCCACGAGGGTCATTACTGTCATGAGTTTGAGAAGCTAGACATGAGTCTTTACCAATACCAGGCCACAGAGAAAAATTCTCTGGAGCTCAAGGAGATTCGGCCCATTCTGCAGCAG GTGGCTGTATCTCTGCAGCTCTTAAAGAGCCTGGGCATAGTCCATACCGACCTCAAACCCGATAACATCATGCTAGTAGATCACGTACATCAGCCGCTGAGAGTGAAAGTCATCGATTTCGGCACAGCCAATTTGATTTCGGAGAGGTGTATGGGTTCAGAACTTCAGACGCTCTGGTTCAG ATCTCCGGAGATTCTGCTGGGAGCGCCCTTCAGTGAGGCGATCGATATCTGGTCTCTCGGCTGCATTGCAGCAGAACTCTTCATGGGCAAGGCATTGTTCCCTAGCAGCGATGAGTTCGATATG ATGAGACACATACTTCGCGTCATTGGAAAGCCACCTAACCATCTCCTGAATACTGGCGTACATACAAAACAATATTTCCGACATTATACTGCAAGATGTGGAAAAAGGACACCAAGCCTGTGGATGTTTAAG TCAAGGTTGTACAGTTCCTCTTGCATACCCTGCACTGTTAACAGCCTCGATGATCTACTGGAG GGATGCAGCGAGCTGTCCGGAGAAGACGCGAGCGCTGACGATCTTGACAGGAGGACCTTCATCGACCTACTGGGGAAGATGCTGCAGCTGGATCCCAGCGAAAGGATCAGACCCAACCAGATTCTTCAGCATCCCTTCATCACCATGAGCCACCTTACCAGGGACTTCAATGAGTGCCAATA CGTTAAATCCTGCTCGGACCTCCTGAGCAGGCATTTGACTGAGGTCTCGCCGAACCAAGGCGATGTCCAGCAGTCCGGTGCAGTGTGA
- the LOC133493690 gene encoding homeodomain-interacting protein kinase 2-like isoform X2, whose translation MNQYMVESVLGYGSFGKVVHCKKLPGNESVALKIIMQKDFISDAHKEVETLEVLKNFNLEKFNIVKWYSSFVHEGHYCHEFEKLDMSLYQYQATEKNSLELKEIRPILQQVAVSLQLLKSLGIVHTDLKPDNIMLVDHVHQPLRVKVIDFGTANLISERCMGSELQTLWFRSPEILLGAPFSEAIDIWSLGCIAAELFMGKALFPSSDEFDMMRHILRVIGKPPNHLLNTGVHTKQYFRHYTARCGKRTPSLWMFKSRLYSSSCIPCTVNSLDDLLEGCSELSGEDASADDLDRRTFIDLLGKMLQLDPSERIRPNQILQHPFITMSHLTRDFNECQYVKSCSDLLSRHLTEVSPNQGDVQQSGAV comes from the exons ATGAACC AATACATGGTGGAGAGTGTTTTGGGGTACGGGTCGTTTGGAAAGGTCGTCCACTGCAAGAAGCTGCCCGGGAACGAGTCAGTAGCGCTTAAAATCATCATGCAGAAAGACTTCATCAGCGACGCACACAAAGAGGTGGAGACCCTGGAGGTGCTCAAAAACTTTAACTTGGAGAAATTCAACATCGTCAAATGGTACAGCTCCTTCGTCCACGAGGGTCATTACTGTCATGAGTTTGAGAAGCTAGACATGAGTCTTTACCAATACCAGGCCACAGAGAAAAATTCTCTGGAGCTCAAGGAGATTCGGCCCATTCTGCAGCAG GTGGCTGTATCTCTGCAGCTCTTAAAGAGCCTGGGCATAGTCCATACCGACCTCAAACCCGATAACATCATGCTAGTAGATCACGTACATCAGCCGCTGAGAGTGAAAGTCATCGATTTCGGCACAGCCAATTTGATTTCGGAGAGGTGTATGGGTTCAGAACTTCAGACGCTCTGGTTCAG ATCTCCGGAGATTCTGCTGGGAGCGCCCTTCAGTGAGGCGATCGATATCTGGTCTCTCGGCTGCATTGCAGCAGAACTCTTCATGGGCAAGGCATTGTTCCCTAGCAGCGATGAGTTCGATATG ATGAGACACATACTTCGCGTCATTGGAAAGCCACCTAACCATCTCCTGAATACTGGCGTACATACAAAACAATATTTCCGACATTATACTGCAAGATGTGGAAAAAGGACACCAAGCCTGTGGATGTTTAAG TCAAGGTTGTACAGTTCCTCTTGCATACCCTGCACTGTTAACAGCCTCGATGATCTACTGGAG GGATGCAGCGAGCTGTCCGGAGAAGACGCGAGCGCTGACGATCTTGACAGGAGGACCTTCATCGACCTACTGGGGAAGATGCTGCAGCTGGATCCCAGCGAAAGGATCAGACCCAACCAGATTCTTCAGCATCCCTTCATCACCATGAGCCACCTTACCAGGGACTTCAATGAGTGCCAATA CGTTAAATCCTGCTCGGACCTCCTGAGCAGGCATTTGACTGAGGTCTCGCCGAACCAAGGCGATGTCCAGCAGTCCGGTGCAGTGTGA